From Streptomyces griseorubiginosus, one genomic window encodes:
- a CDS encoding phosphoribosylanthranilate isomerase — translation MTLFVKICGLRTEQDVDTAVEAGADAIGFVFSDSPRRIDPATAARLVARIPESVLTVGVFRREPLEYVRSVAAESGIGAVQLHGPEDRDYYAALAPGGWTLIRAAAFGDSVPRCGEFGEDMLLLDAPVPGSGIAWDWSRKQVAGAGEKWLLAGGLTPENVREAVDVTRPWGVDVSSGVEASRGVKDPTLITAFVEAARAGVASG, via the coding sequence ATGACGCTCTTCGTGAAGATCTGCGGCCTGAGGACCGAGCAGGACGTCGACACGGCCGTCGAGGCCGGCGCCGACGCCATCGGGTTCGTGTTCTCCGACAGCCCCCGCCGCATCGACCCCGCGACGGCCGCGCGGCTGGTCGCCAGGATCCCCGAGAGCGTCCTGACGGTGGGGGTGTTCCGCCGTGAGCCCTTGGAGTACGTACGCTCCGTGGCCGCCGAGTCGGGCATCGGGGCCGTCCAGCTGCACGGCCCCGAGGACCGCGACTACTACGCCGCCCTGGCGCCGGGCGGCTGGACCCTGATCCGCGCGGCCGCCTTCGGCGACTCGGTGCCGCGCTGCGGGGAGTTCGGCGAGGACATGCTCCTCCTGGACGCCCCGGTGCCGGGCTCCGGCATCGCGTGGGACTGGTCGAGGAAGCAGGTCGCGGGCGCGGGCGAGAAGTGGCTCCTGGCCGGCGGCCTGACCCCGGAGAACGTCCGCGAGGCCGTGGACGTCACCCGCCCCTGGGGCGTCGACGTCTCCAGCGGGGTGGAGGCGAGCCGCGGCGTCAAGGACCCGACCCTGATCACGGCGTTCGTGGAGGCGGCGCGGGCGGGGGTGGCTTCGGGGTGA
- a CDS encoding carbohydrate-binding protein, which translates to MRLRPLITSVGLLAGTLVALSGTTAQAATTRYEAESSPAICTGAVETEYAGYSGSGFCNGTNATGAYAQFTVSAPATGTATLSVRFANGTTTARAADIIVNGSTVSSASFESTGTWTGWTTKTLTVPVTAGSNTVRLNPTTANGLPNVDYLDAETSGTTTPPPSGSTLYVSPSGTDGAAGTVTAPTTLTSAISRITAGGTIYMRGGTYTYSSTVTIPAGQNGTSGARTTLSSYPGETPVLNFSAQSESSTNRGLQLNADYWKIYGLVVERAGDNGIYIGGSNNVVERTVTRFNRDTGLQLGRIASSTPASQWPSNNLILSAESHDNADSDGEDADGFAAKLTTGTGNVFRYAVSHNNIDDGWDLYTKTDTGAIGPVTIEYSLSYGNGTLSDGSQAGNGDRNGYKLGGDDIAVNHVVQHSIAYRNGHHGFTYNSNPGSMTITSNVSVANTERNFNFEKGTSVFRSNTSCDSGGNDRYVGNADSSNQFWAGTNGSRCSTYAGALGWSFASNGSLVVTFGGKQVTL; encoded by the coding sequence ATGCGCCTGAGACCCCTCATCACCTCCGTCGGCCTCCTCGCCGGCACGCTCGTCGCACTGTCCGGCACCACCGCGCAAGCCGCCACCACCCGCTACGAAGCCGAGAGCTCCCCCGCCATCTGCACCGGAGCCGTCGAGACCGAGTACGCCGGCTACTCCGGCAGCGGCTTCTGCAACGGCACCAACGCCACCGGCGCCTACGCCCAGTTCACCGTGTCCGCACCCGCAACGGGCACGGCGACCCTGAGCGTCCGCTTCGCCAACGGCACCACCACCGCCCGCGCCGCGGACATCATCGTGAACGGCTCGACGGTCTCCTCGGCGTCCTTCGAGTCCACCGGCACCTGGACCGGCTGGACCACGAAGACGCTCACCGTCCCGGTGACCGCGGGCAGCAACACGGTCCGGCTCAACCCGACGACCGCGAACGGCCTGCCCAACGTCGACTACCTGGACGCCGAGACCTCCGGCACCACGACCCCGCCGCCGTCCGGCAGCACCCTGTACGTGTCACCGAGCGGCACCGACGGCGCGGCCGGCACCGTGACCGCGCCCACCACACTCACCTCCGCGATCAGCCGCATCACCGCCGGCGGAACCATCTACATGCGGGGAGGGACGTACACCTACTCCTCCACGGTGACCATCCCGGCCGGCCAGAACGGCACCTCCGGCGCCCGCACCACGCTCTCCTCCTACCCGGGCGAGACTCCGGTGCTCAACTTCTCGGCGCAGAGCGAGAGTTCCACCAACCGCGGCCTCCAGCTCAACGCCGACTACTGGAAGATCTACGGCCTGGTCGTGGAGCGGGCCGGGGACAACGGCATCTACATCGGCGGCAGCAACAACGTCGTCGAGCGCACGGTCACCCGCTTCAACCGGGACACCGGGCTCCAGCTCGGCCGGATCGCCTCCTCCACGCCCGCGAGCCAGTGGCCGTCGAACAACCTGATCCTGAGCGCCGAGTCGCACGACAACGCCGACTCCGACGGTGAGGACGCGGACGGCTTCGCCGCGAAGCTCACCACCGGCACCGGCAATGTCTTCCGGTACGCCGTCTCGCACAACAACATCGACGACGGCTGGGACCTCTACACCAAGACCGACACCGGCGCGATCGGCCCGGTGACCATCGAGTACTCGCTGTCCTACGGCAACGGTACGCTCAGCGACGGCTCCCAGGCCGGCAACGGCGACCGCAACGGCTACAAGCTCGGCGGCGACGACATCGCGGTCAACCACGTCGTCCAGCACTCGATCGCCTACCGCAACGGCCACCACGGGTTCACGTACAACAGCAACCCCGGCTCGATGACCATCACGAGCAACGTCTCCGTCGCCAACACCGAGCGCAACTTCAACTTCGAGAAGGGCACCTCGGTCTTCCGCTCCAACACCTCGTGCGACAGCGGCGGGAACGACCGGTACGTCGGGAACGCCGACAGCTCCAACCAGTTCTGGGCCGGCACCAACGGCTCCCGCTGCTCCACCTATGCGGGCGCGCTCGGCTGGTCCTTCGCCTCGAACGGCAGCCTGGTCGTCACCTTCGGCGGCAAGCAGGTCACGCTGTAG
- a CDS encoding antibiotic biosynthesis monooxygenase — protein sequence MSIVKINVLTVPEEQRETLEKRFAARAGTVENSDGFEWFELLRPVEGTDTYLVYTRWRDEESFQKWMTGMSQASHGGGGEGERPRPAASGSTLWSFEVVQQAAPKQ from the coding sequence ATGAGCATCGTCAAGATCAACGTACTCACGGTCCCCGAGGAGCAGCGCGAGACGCTGGAGAAGCGGTTCGCCGCCCGCGCGGGGACCGTCGAGAACTCGGACGGCTTCGAGTGGTTCGAGCTGCTGCGGCCCGTCGAGGGCACCGACACCTACCTCGTCTACACGCGGTGGCGGGACGAGGAGTCGTTCCAGAAGTGGATGACCGGGATGTCGCAGGCCTCGCACGGGGGCGGCGGCGAGGGGGAGCGCCCCAGGCCCGCCGCCTCCGGGTCGACGCTGTGGAGCTTCGAAGTGGTCCAGCAGGCCGCGCCCAAGCAGTAG
- a CDS encoding transglycosylase SLT domain-containing protein, producing the protein MPKSRRGRILASSGLSVVALALVAPLASAALTDPSAPAPTPTDRVTDTSQLPSGWQKSGDRIVTYDGDGTGLHVLVADAADAYRWHTAATLSEPGIDTDQWIGQTCVTGSGDRAVVVYAPRQAVNDQQGFQQGAFAAVVDLADGKVTKLPELVSLAYFNPGCGDGEQAVLTRPQGDDTELLTVDTARAKLVRQQTVAGQLTSAVPFAGGIAAAAGGSVVTVNAKGGTSTLAKTGGTPFRLVPDAHSGLAYQVPDGKRVQVRRVTSAGADKLLGSGALGSLAVHGNGGRVFVTGSSAENAVKSLPKSWRTLDVPASAEVSTTGTLALTSVGNGTEAAGGRKAAADVAQSVGIDAVLPGSGSSVGFTVKPKMSQQGAEQSPALSDGVHTDSVDPKSADDDPATSTTDPDRACAVTRNDPTLQSLQPSTAQVEWATDLAVQGKLDVRRRSGWNGSELPSYTPQGLFPSTPLKGGGRVPAQVMLGVLSQESNLLQASSRAAAGESSNFIQGGYYGNAGSVHTVNWAAADCGYGIAQVTSGMAEADTNYTAEQQQAITVDYAANIAAGLQILQDKWNQLHDRGLLVNGGDPRYLENWWLALWAYNSGLNLPSSTDASAPWGLGWFNNPANGLYPADRKMFLSSGYDDARNPNLWTYPERVLGWAAYSQQKTDPATGATVRAFTVGDWPSGAPAAEPAHDTFCKPTVNDCDITKPRKVEGSSQPEGPCQRDDFMCWWHEPVSWTDCTATCGTEVLKYAVSDPEPKVAAPHPAACSSTLPANALIVDDVPNTVKFRVGSANPCAGERNWTNRGSLTFTFGSAQQNGATVYPSKIDFHQLGAGFGGHFWLTHTRVPSYTDSVVTGTWTPDRKVVGSAEVMVHLPDHEANTPSATYRIDLGDGTVVEKTISQDTGGKNAWVSLGSYEFKGTPKVSLSSATADGTGDASIAWDALAFVPVKGK; encoded by the coding sequence GTGCCGAAAAGCCGACGCGGGCGAATACTCGCGTCCTCCGGCCTGTCCGTGGTGGCCCTGGCCCTCGTCGCCCCTCTCGCGTCCGCGGCCCTGACCGACCCCTCGGCCCCGGCCCCGACCCCGACGGACCGCGTCACCGACACCTCGCAACTCCCGTCCGGCTGGCAGAAGTCCGGCGACCGGATCGTCACCTACGACGGTGACGGCACCGGACTGCACGTCCTGGTCGCCGACGCGGCCGACGCCTACCGGTGGCACACCGCGGCCACCCTGTCCGAGCCGGGCATCGACACCGACCAGTGGATCGGCCAGACCTGTGTGACCGGGTCCGGCGACCGTGCCGTCGTGGTCTACGCGCCCCGGCAGGCCGTCAACGACCAACAGGGCTTCCAGCAGGGCGCGTTCGCGGCCGTGGTCGACCTCGCCGACGGCAAGGTGACCAAGCTGCCCGAACTGGTCTCGCTCGCCTACTTCAACCCCGGCTGCGGCGACGGCGAACAGGCCGTCCTGACCCGGCCCCAGGGCGACGACACCGAACTGCTCACCGTGGACACCGCGCGGGCGAAGCTGGTGCGGCAGCAGACCGTGGCCGGTCAGCTGACCTCGGCCGTGCCCTTCGCGGGCGGCATCGCGGCGGCCGCCGGCGGCTCGGTCGTCACGGTGAACGCCAAGGGCGGCACCAGCACCCTCGCCAAGACCGGCGGTACGCCGTTCCGACTGGTGCCGGACGCGCACAGCGGGCTCGCCTACCAGGTGCCCGACGGCAAGCGGGTGCAGGTCCGCCGGGTCACCTCGGCGGGCGCCGACAAGCTCCTCGGCTCCGGCGCGCTGGGCTCCCTCGCGGTGCACGGCAACGGCGGCCGGGTCTTCGTGACCGGCAGCTCCGCCGAGAACGCCGTGAAGTCGCTCCCGAAGAGCTGGCGGACCCTGGACGTGCCGGCCTCCGCCGAGGTCTCCACCACCGGCACGCTCGCGCTGACCTCCGTCGGCAACGGCACCGAGGCGGCCGGCGGCAGGAAGGCGGCCGCGGACGTCGCCCAGTCCGTCGGCATCGACGCGGTGCTGCCCGGCAGCGGCAGCAGCGTCGGCTTCACGGTGAAGCCGAAGATGTCACAGCAGGGTGCCGAGCAGTCCCCGGCCCTCTCCGACGGGGTGCACACCGACAGCGTCGACCCGAAGAGCGCCGACGACGACCCGGCGACCTCCACCACCGACCCCGACCGCGCCTGCGCCGTCACCCGCAACGACCCGACGCTCCAGTCGCTCCAGCCCTCGACCGCGCAGGTCGAGTGGGCGACCGACCTCGCCGTGCAGGGCAAGCTCGACGTGCGCCGGCGCAGCGGCTGGAACGGCAGCGAGCTCCCGTCGTACACCCCGCAGGGCCTGTTCCCGTCCACCCCGCTCAAGGGCGGCGGCCGGGTGCCCGCGCAGGTCATGCTCGGGGTGCTCTCCCAGGAGTCCAACCTGCTCCAGGCCAGCTCCCGGGCGGCGGCCGGGGAGAGCAGCAACTTCATCCAGGGCGGCTACTACGGCAACGCCGGCAGCGTCCACACCGTCAACTGGGCGGCGGCGGACTGCGGTTACGGCATCGCGCAGGTGACCAGCGGCATGGCCGAGGCGGACACCAACTACACCGCCGAGCAGCAGCAGGCGATCACCGTGGACTACGCGGCCAACATCGCGGCGGGGCTCCAGATCCTCCAGGACAAGTGGAACCAGCTCCACGACAGGGGCCTGCTCGTCAACGGCGGCGACCCGCGGTACCTGGAGAACTGGTGGCTCGCGCTGTGGGCCTACAACAGCGGCCTCAACCTGCCCAGTTCGACCGACGCGAGCGCCCCGTGGGGCCTCGGCTGGTTCAACAACCCGGCCAACGGCCTCTACCCGGCCGACCGCAAGATGTTCCTGTCGTCCGGCTACGACGACGCCCGCAACCCCAACCTGTGGACGTACCCGGAGCGGGTGCTCGGCTGGGCGGCCTACTCCCAGCAGAAGACGGACCCGGCGACCGGGGCGACCGTCAGGGCCTTCACCGTCGGCGACTGGCCCTCCGGGGCGCCGGCCGCGGAGCCCGCGCACGACACGTTCTGCAAGCCCACGGTCAACGACTGCGACATCACCAAGCCGCGCAAGGTCGAGGGCTCCAGCCAGCCCGAGGGGCCGTGCCAGCGGGACGACTTCATGTGCTGGTGGCACGAGCCGGTGAGCTGGACGGACTGTACGGCGACCTGCGGCACGGAGGTGCTGAAGTACGCCGTGTCCGACCCCGAGCCGAAGGTCGCGGCCCCTCACCCGGCCGCCTGCTCCTCCACGCTCCCGGCGAACGCCCTGATCGTGGACGACGTGCCGAACACGGTGAAGTTCCGGGTCGGCTCGGCCAACCCCTGCGCGGGCGAGCGGAACTGGACCAACCGGGGCTCGCTGACCTTCACGTTCGGGTCGGCGCAGCAGAACGGGGCGACCGTGTATCCCTCGAAGATCGACTTCCATCAGCTGGGGGCGGGCTTCGGCGGGCACTTCTGGCTGACGCACACGCGGGTGCCGTCGTACACCGACTCGGTGGTCACGGGCACCTGGACGCCGGACCGCAAGGTGGTCGGGTCGGCGGAGGTCATGGTGCACCTGCCGGACCACGAGGCGAACACGCCGTCGGCGACGTACCGCATCGACCTGGGTGACGGGACGGTCGTGGAGAAGACGATCTCGCAGGACACCGGTGGGAAGAACGCCTGGGTGTCGCTGGGCTCGTACGAGTTCAAGGGGACGCCGAAGGTGTCACTGAGCTCGGCGACGGCGGACGGCACGGGGGATGCGTCGATCGCTTGGGACGCGTTGGCTTTCGTACCCGTTAAGGGGAAGTAG
- a CDS encoding signal peptide protein, which yields MNSIRLKVALVAGAVALAGLAVAGPAAAATPARAAAAVQDQQPAVPVDFVDLAATPLVADGAPHDVTVTYRNDTPSDRTVAPQLLVESPDAGPFLTPEDLVVEQRTAHGCWRPVPTASQTGTLFTDLTTAQRTLHPGEKLTQVYRITVVDADAQGTVQPRIALY from the coding sequence ATGAACAGCATTCGTCTCAAAGTGGCTCTCGTGGCCGGGGCCGTGGCCCTCGCCGGTCTGGCCGTCGCCGGCCCCGCCGCCGCGGCCACCCCGGCCAGGGCCGCCGCGGCCGTCCAGGACCAGCAGCCCGCCGTACCCGTCGACTTCGTGGACCTGGCCGCCACGCCCCTCGTGGCCGACGGAGCGCCGCACGACGTCACCGTCACCTACCGCAACGACACCCCTTCGGACCGCACCGTCGCCCCGCAGCTCCTCGTCGAGTCGCCGGACGCGGGACCTTTCCTGACGCCCGAGGACCTCGTGGTCGAGCAGCGCACCGCGCACGGCTGCTGGCGTCCCGTGCCGACCGCGAGTCAGACCGGCACCCTCTTCACCGACCTGACGACCGCGCAGCGCACGCTCCACCCGGGCGAGAAGCTGACGCAGGTCTACCGGATCACGGTGGTCGACGCGGACGCGCAGGGCACCGTGCAGCCCAGGATCGCGCTGTACTGA
- a CDS encoding sensor histidine kinase codes for MTTSMERRYADRLEDLSDRHPFLVDLALVMALMGSATLGASLTLPGAAPPDDDRLAVALMGVSCLALLLHRTHPRITVAVNAVCATIVIAQGYLLTPLLLGPVMAALYWLATATERPTIRVYGFSTMGVLTVAAAVADSMDHVSLILRTIGPVFWLMLPLAAGTMTRLRRAYLEATQARAEHAERTREEEARLRVTEERMRIARELHDVVAHHLALANAQAGTAEHLALSNPPQTKRILHDLTGTTSSALRELKATLGLLRQTDDDGSAPLEPAPGLARLPELVSSCASAGITVTVTTEGEPQPLSPGVDLTAFRIVQEALTNVTKHAATQSAHVRFAYAGTRLLITVTDEGPHTGSAAEPAKGFGVMGMRERAQSVGGELRAGPRPEGGFEVSTALPLQPSVSGEETE; via the coding sequence ATGACCACGAGCATGGAACGGCGCTACGCGGACCGACTGGAGGACCTCTCGGACCGCCACCCCTTCCTCGTCGACCTGGCGCTGGTCATGGCGCTGATGGGCTCCGCGACGCTCGGCGCCTCGCTGACGCTGCCCGGTGCCGCGCCCCCGGACGACGACAGGCTGGCCGTGGCCCTCATGGGCGTGTCCTGCCTCGCCCTGCTCCTCCACCGCACCCACCCGCGCATCACGGTCGCGGTCAACGCCGTCTGCGCCACGATCGTCATCGCGCAGGGGTACCTCCTCACCCCGCTGCTGCTGGGGCCCGTCATGGCGGCGCTGTACTGGCTGGCCACCGCCACCGAGCGCCCGACCATCCGCGTCTACGGCTTCTCGACCATGGGCGTGCTCACGGTCGCCGCGGCCGTCGCCGACTCCATGGACCACGTGTCACTGATCCTCAGGACCATCGGCCCGGTCTTCTGGCTGATGCTCCCGCTCGCCGCCGGCACCATGACCCGGCTGCGGCGGGCCTATCTCGAGGCCACCCAGGCTCGCGCCGAGCATGCCGAGCGCACCCGTGAGGAGGAGGCCCGCCTGCGGGTCACCGAGGAACGTATGCGGATCGCCCGGGAGTTGCACGACGTGGTCGCCCACCACCTGGCCCTCGCCAACGCCCAGGCCGGCACCGCCGAACACCTCGCGCTGAGCAACCCCCCGCAGACCAAACGGATCCTGCACGACCTCACCGGCACGACCTCCTCCGCACTGCGCGAACTCAAGGCCACACTGGGCCTGTTGCGGCAGACCGACGACGACGGTTCCGCCCCGCTGGAACCGGCCCCCGGACTCGCCCGGCTGCCCGAACTGGTCTCCTCGTGCGCCTCCGCGGGGATCACCGTCACGGTCACCACGGAGGGGGAGCCGCAGCCCCTGTCCCCGGGCGTCGACCTGACCGCCTTCCGGATCGTGCAGGAGGCGCTCACCAACGTCACCAAGCACGCGGCCACGCAGAGCGCGCACGTCCGGTTCGCCTACGCCGGCACCCGCCTGCTCATCACGGTCACCGACGAGGGGCCGCACACCGGCTCCGCCGCCGAGCCCGCCAAGGGGTTCGGCGTCATGGGGATGCGCGAGCGCGCCCAGTCCGTGGGCGGCGAACTGCGGGCGGGGCCGCGCCCGGAGGGGGGCTTCGAGGTGAGCACAGCACTGCCGTTGCAGCCGTCGGTGAGCGGCGAGGAGACGGAGTGA
- a CDS encoding MMPL family transporter, with the protein MATFLYRLGRLAFRRRWYVALVWAAVLAAVGLGALKAPGASDEGFSMPGIESQKAFDLMEQRFPGATADGATARVVFVAPNGEKVTAAAHKKAVETTVAELADGSQVASAVNPFQAKAVSKDGTTAYATVTYKVASNDLTDASKAQLDKALDAARDTGLTVDAGGTAMDDGGGAGGMAEVIGVAIAAVVLLVTFGSLAAAGLPLLTALIGVGVSMATILSLSHALGLSTTTGTLAMMLGLAVGIDYALFVVSRYREERAKGRAPQEATALAVGTAGSAVVFAGLTVVIALAGLAVVGIPMLTKMGLAAAGAVVVAVLIALTLVPAFLGFWPNAVLRRKDRKEGRVAEAADNGGTRWARFVLRRPLPVLILGVVGLGALALPMTSLQLGMPGDEAKSTSTTERRAYDALAEGFGPGFNGPLTVVVDAKGDDDAKGAAAAIAKDIGATKGVVSVTPARFNEAGDTAVFSVVPSTAPTDEKTKDLVTSIRDERPGIESETGATYEVTGTTALNIDISEKVQAALVPYLIVVVGLAIVLLLVVFRSLLVPLKAALGFLLSVLASLGAVVVVFQEGHGAGLFGVETTGPIMSLMPIFLVGIVFGLAMDYEVFLVSRMREAYVHGETPAQAVTSGFRHSARVVVAAALIMIAVFAGFIGESDSMIKMIGFGLASAVLLDAFVVRMAIVPAVLALLGHRAWWLPKWLDRILPRVDVEGEALTGTADTPEPVPADQEAASV; encoded by the coding sequence GTGGCTACTTTCCTTTACCGCCTGGGCCGCCTGGCCTTCCGGCGACGCTGGTACGTCGCCCTGGTCTGGGCGGCCGTCCTGGCCGCCGTCGGACTGGGCGCTCTGAAGGCGCCGGGCGCGTCCGACGAGGGCTTCTCGATGCCGGGCATCGAGTCCCAGAAGGCGTTCGACCTCATGGAACAGCGCTTCCCCGGTGCCACCGCCGACGGCGCGACCGCCCGGGTCGTCTTCGTCGCGCCGAACGGCGAGAAGGTCACCGCAGCCGCCCACAAGAAGGCCGTCGAGACCACCGTCGCCGAGTTGGCCGACGGCTCCCAGGTCGCCTCCGCGGTCAACCCCTTCCAGGCGAAGGCCGTGAGCAAGGACGGCACGACGGCGTACGCCACCGTCACCTACAAGGTCGCGTCCAACGACCTCACCGACGCCAGCAAAGCCCAGCTGGACAAGGCCCTCGACGCGGCCCGGGACACCGGGCTGACCGTCGACGCGGGCGGCACCGCCATGGACGACGGCGGGGGTGCGGGCGGCATGGCCGAGGTGATCGGTGTCGCGATCGCCGCGGTCGTCCTCCTCGTCACCTTCGGCTCCCTGGCCGCCGCCGGACTGCCGCTGCTGACCGCGCTCATCGGCGTCGGCGTCAGCATGGCCACGATCCTCTCCCTCTCCCACGCGCTGGGCCTGTCCACCACCACCGGCACCCTGGCGATGATGCTGGGCCTGGCCGTCGGCATCGACTACGCCCTGTTCGTCGTCTCCCGCTACCGCGAGGAACGTGCCAAGGGCCGCGCGCCCCAGGAGGCCACCGCCCTCGCGGTCGGCACGGCCGGCTCCGCCGTCGTCTTCGCCGGCCTCACCGTCGTCATCGCCCTCGCCGGGCTCGCCGTCGTCGGGATCCCGATGCTCACCAAGATGGGCCTGGCCGCGGCGGGCGCGGTCGTCGTCGCCGTACTGATCGCGCTCACCCTGGTCCCGGCGTTCCTCGGCTTCTGGCCGAACGCGGTGCTGCGCCGCAAGGACCGCAAGGAGGGCCGCGTGGCGGAGGCCGCGGACAACGGCGGCACCCGCTGGGCCAGGTTCGTGCTGCGCCGCCCGCTGCCCGTGCTGATCCTCGGCGTGGTCGGCCTCGGTGCCCTCGCCCTGCCGATGACCTCCCTCCAGCTGGGCATGCCCGGCGACGAGGCCAAGTCCACGTCCACCACCGAGCGCCGCGCCTACGACGCGCTCGCCGAGGGCTTCGGCCCCGGCTTCAACGGCCCGCTGACCGTCGTCGTGGACGCGAAGGGCGACGATGACGCGAAGGGGGCCGCGGCGGCGATCGCGAAGGACATCGGCGCCACGAAGGGCGTCGTGTCCGTGACCCCCGCGCGCTTCAACGAGGCCGGTGACACCGCCGTCTTCTCGGTGGTGCCGTCCACCGCGCCGACCGACGAGAAGACCAAGGACCTGGTGACGTCGATCCGCGACGAGCGCCCCGGCATCGAGTCCGAGACCGGCGCGACCTACGAGGTCACCGGCACCACCGCGCTGAACATCGACATCTCCGAGAAGGTGCAGGCCGCCCTCGTGCCGTACCTGATCGTGGTGGTGGGCCTCGCGATCGTGCTGCTGCTCGTGGTCTTCCGCTCGCTGCTGGTCCCGCTGAAGGCGGCCCTCGGCTTCCTGCTCTCCGTCCTGGCCTCCCTCGGCGCGGTCGTCGTGGTCTTCCAGGAGGGACACGGCGCCGGGCTGTTCGGTGTGGAGACCACCGGCCCGATCATGAGCCTGATGCCGATCTTCCTGGTGGGCATCGTCTTCGGCCTGGCCATGGACTACGAGGTCTTCCTCGTCTCCCGGATGCGTGAGGCGTACGTCCACGGCGAGACGCCCGCCCAGGCGGTGACCTCCGGATTCCGGCACAGCGCCCGGGTGGTCGTGGCCGCCGCGCTGATCATGATCGCGGTGTTCGCCGGGTTCATCGGCGAGAGCGACTCCATGATCAAGATGATCGGGTTCGGGCTCGCGTCCGCCGTCCTGCTCGACGCGTTCGTGGTCCGGATGGCCATCGTCCCGGCCGTGCTCGCCCTGCTCGGCCACCGGGCCTGGTGGCTGCCGAAGTGGCTGGACCGGATCCTGCCCCGGGTGGACGTCGAGGGCGAGGCGCTCACCGGGACCGCCGACACCCCCGAACCCGTCCCCGCCGACCAGGAGGCGGCCAGCGTCTGA
- a CDS encoding alpha/beta hydrolase: protein MKFRRLRLTGAAVSALAVAWTGAATSASAAPTTPTTPPAPTVPTLAWTDCQGGFECANAQVPLDYREPQGRTLTLAVIRKKAADPTKRKGTLFLQPGGPGNSGVDFVRNNYADLPTALRDDFDVFGYDVRGVGRSSQVVCWDDPTYTRAVTAAKGVPGPDAYEPALRQAADFDQACQDNAGDLLPYVGTQYVARDIDLLRQALGEQQLTYYGRSFGSYIGTVYAAMFPKRVRALALDGAYDPEHYTNRPYAYDRPQYLALDGAMGRFLDWCEANQSTCGFGDGDPRGAFEKLKADLDANPVPTANGGQANGYTLVYRLMFNINEGKVIWPSFGEALRKAQLRDNTSFLLRPPSPASFDFLNPNVVVECVDKKYPSDPALLKRQVTTNARLAPLLGPAMAYGPPTYDHQHATACVQWKGEHTSRYAGNFHAKGSAPILVIGNTGDPDTPYQDAVALSRELDNGRLLTFKAEGHTAFNRSACATDAITNYLVDLKVPARGASCADETQPPSTEPTVAPPGTTLKELRDGVNERLDRIGALR from the coding sequence GTGAAGTTCAGACGACTCAGACTCACCGGAGCCGCGGTGAGCGCGCTCGCCGTGGCCTGGACCGGGGCCGCCACCTCGGCGTCGGCCGCACCGACCACCCCGACCACACCGCCCGCACCCACCGTGCCGACCCTCGCCTGGACCGACTGCCAGGGCGGGTTCGAGTGCGCGAACGCCCAAGTGCCCCTGGACTACCGGGAGCCGCAGGGCAGAACCCTCACCCTGGCCGTCATCCGCAAGAAGGCGGCCGACCCGACCAAGCGCAAGGGCACGCTGTTCCTCCAGCCGGGCGGACCGGGCAACTCCGGCGTGGACTTCGTGCGCAACAACTACGCCGACCTGCCGACCGCCCTGCGCGACGACTTCGACGTCTTCGGGTACGACGTGCGCGGAGTGGGCCGCAGCTCCCAGGTCGTGTGCTGGGACGACCCGACCTACACCCGGGCCGTGACCGCCGCCAAGGGCGTCCCCGGCCCCGACGCCTACGAACCGGCCCTCCGGCAGGCCGCCGACTTCGACCAGGCCTGCCAGGACAACGCGGGCGACCTGCTGCCGTACGTCGGCACCCAGTACGTCGCCCGGGACATCGACCTGCTGCGCCAGGCCCTCGGCGAGCAGCAACTGACGTACTACGGCCGCTCGTTCGGCTCCTACATCGGTACGGTCTACGCGGCGATGTTCCCGAAGCGGGTGCGGGCGCTCGCGCTCGACGGGGCGTACGACCCCGAGCACTACACGAACCGCCCCTACGCCTACGACCGTCCGCAGTACCTCGCCCTGGACGGGGCGATGGGCCGCTTCCTGGACTGGTGCGAGGCGAACCAGTCGACCTGCGGCTTCGGTGACGGCGACCCGCGCGGGGCGTTCGAGAAGCTGAAGGCCGACCTGGACGCCAACCCGGTACCGACCGCCAACGGGGGCCAGGCGAACGGCTACACCCTCGTCTACCGGCTGATGTTCAACATCAACGAGGGCAAGGTCATCTGGCCCTCGTTCGGGGAGGCCCTGCGCAAGGCGCAGCTGCGCGACAACACGTCGTTCCTGCTGCGGCCGCCGTCCCCGGCGAGCTTCGACTTCCTCAACCCGAACGTCGTCGTCGAGTGCGTCGACAAGAAGTACCCGAGCGACCCGGCCCTGCTGAAGCGCCAGGTCACCACCAACGCCAGGCTGGCCCCGCTGCTGGGCCCGGCGATGGCGTACGGCCCGCCGACCTACGACCACCAGCACGCCACGGCCTGCGTCCAGTGGAAGGGCGAGCACACCAGCCGCTACGCCGGCAACTTCCACGCCAAGGGCTCCGCGCCGATCCTCGTCATCGGCAACACCGGTGACCCGGACACCCCGTACCAGGACGCGGTGGCGCTCTCCCGTGAGCTCGACAACGGCCGCCTGCTCACGTTCAAGGCCGAGGGGCACACCGCGTTCAACCGCAGCGCCTGCGCGACGGACGCGATCACCAACTACCTCGTGGACCTGAAGGTCCCCGCCCGCGGCGCGAGTTGCGCGGACGAGACCCAGCCGCCGTCCACCGAGCCCACGGTGGCCCCGCCGGGCACGACCCTCAAGGAACTCCGCGACGGCGTGAACGAGCGGCTCGACCGGATCGGTGCACTGCGGTAA